The Clostridioides difficile genome has a segment encoding these proteins:
- the murC gene encoding UDP-N-acetylmuramate--L-alanine ligase, which yields MNIHFIGIGGISMSALAEICINKGYQVSGSDSNESYLLDKLRDQGANIYIGQKKENISDDVNMVVYTAAVHPDNEELIAAREKNKLIMNRATFLGQIMREYKNSIAVSGTHGKTSTTSMLSTIFEYADLDPTILVGGNLSMIGGNVKIGNSNHFITEACEYVDSFLNFNPKISIVLNVEEDHLDYFSGIDEIKASFNKFGKLLPPDGYFIINGDDENVDDILYDVKATIIKYGRDSDNDAVIKDIHFDNSGHGIFKIEYQGKDLGEFELSVYGLHNIYNASSAIMAALVSGIDLEVIRKNIKIYKGVGRRFESKGYYKNALVIDDYAHHPTELKATLAAAKKLKKSTLWCIFQPHTYTRTKSLLGEFSEAFYAADKVIITDIYAAREVDPGDIHSKDLVEKLYQNNVDAIYIKEFEDIVKYLRENVNDNDLVITAGAGPIYKVADLLVEK from the coding sequence ATGAATATACACTTTATAGGAATTGGCGGTATCAGCATGAGTGCATTAGCTGAAATATGTATCAATAAGGGTTATCAGGTTTCAGGTTCGGATTCAAACGAATCATACCTATTAGACAAACTTAGGGATCAAGGGGCAAACATCTATATCGGTCAAAAAAAAGAAAATATATCAGATGATGTAAATATGGTTGTTTATACTGCAGCAGTTCACCCAGATAATGAAGAACTTATAGCTGCTCGAGAAAAAAATAAATTAATAATGAACAGAGCTACTTTTTTAGGCCAGATTATGAGAGAATATAAAAACTCTATAGCAGTTTCTGGTACACATGGAAAGACTTCTACGACATCTATGTTGTCTACGATTTTTGAATATGCAGACTTAGACCCAACAATACTGGTTGGCGGTAACTTAAGTATGATAGGTGGTAATGTTAAGATAGGTAATTCTAACCACTTTATAACTGAAGCATGTGAATATGTGGATAGTTTCCTTAATTTTAATCCTAAGATATCTATAGTTTTAAATGTTGAGGAAGACCATCTTGATTATTTCTCAGGTATAGACGAAATCAAAGCTTCTTTTAACAAATTTGGTAAACTTTTACCTCCAGATGGATATTTCATAATAAATGGCGATGATGAAAATGTTGATGACATATTATACGATGTCAAAGCTACTATTATAAAATATGGTAGAGATTCTGACAATGATGCTGTAATAAAAGACATACATTTTGATAATAGCGGTCATGGAATATTTAAAATAGAGTATCAAGGAAAAGATTTGGGAGAATTTGAGCTTTCTGTATATGGTCTTCATAATATATACAATGCTTCTTCTGCTATAATGGCAGCTCTTGTTTCTGGTATTGATTTAGAGGTTATAAGAAAAAATATAAAAATATATAAAGGTGTAGGAAGACGATTTGAATCTAAAGGATACTACAAAAATGCCTTAGTAATAGATGATTATGCACATCATCCAACTGAATTAAAGGCTACTTTAGCTGCTGCTAAAAAGTTAAAAAAATCAACTTTATGGTGCATATTCCAACCACATACTTACACTAGAACAAAATCTCTTTTAGGGGAGTTTTCAGAAGCTTTCTATGCTGCTGATAAAGTTATCATAACAGATATATATGCTGCAAGAGAGGTTGACCCAGGAGACATACATTCTAAAGACTTAGTTGAAAAATTATACCAAAACAATGTAGATGCTATCTACATAAAAGAATTTGAAGATATCGTAAAATATTTACGTGAAAATGTTAATGACAATGATTTAGTAATAACTGCTGGTGCTGGTCCAATATATAAGGTTGCAGACCTACTAGTTGAAAAATAA
- a CDS encoding GspE/PulE family protein gives MAKKVRIGDKLVEKGYITEDQLKWALSEQKNSGKRLGEFLVQEGLIDSNLLISVLKELLDIESVFLEGTEIDTLATKMVPENICKRYTVFPFKIDGNKICLAMSDPQDREAVQDVRRMSGKDVEIFISSADDINKSIGHAYAHSEINKAMTEYNKNKTGGIRETVILEEDVNAAPIVRLVNNILENAVRMEASDIHIEQSENYMRVRFRVDGMLREYMRMNSAPYKAVISRIKIMSDINISEKRIPQDGRIYLKVDNKPIDFRVSTMPTNRDEKIAMRVLDKSNFMVSKEVLGIDEHGSKIYDELINTPYGLILVVGPTGSGKTTTLYSMLNQLNTENRNLLTIEDPIEYELPGVNQSQINEKAGLTFASGLRAFMRQDPDIIMVGEIRDTETAEIAIRASLTGHLVLSTLHANTAVGAISRLLDMDVESFLITSSLLGVISQRLTRKICEHCRVSYEADTGEKKALGIDVNESVTIYKGQGCERCNNTGYKGRLGIFEMLEITPEIKELIDSSANQREILKLAKKQGMVSLKEDIVKKVLGGKTTVEEMIRIILMTD, from the coding sequence GTGGCTAAAAAAGTTAGAATAGGAGACAAACTGGTCGAAAAAGGATACATAACAGAAGACCAGCTTAAATGGGCATTATCAGAGCAAAAAAACAGTGGAAAAAGACTAGGAGAATTTCTAGTACAAGAAGGACTTATAGATAGTAACTTATTAATAAGTGTATTAAAGGAACTTTTAGATATAGAAAGTGTATTTTTAGAAGGAACAGAGATAGATACATTAGCTACAAAGATGGTTCCAGAAAATATATGCAAAAGATATACTGTATTTCCATTCAAAATCGATGGAAACAAAATATGTTTAGCCATGTCAGACCCACAAGACAGAGAAGCAGTTCAAGATGTAAGACGTATGTCAGGTAAAGATGTCGAAATATTTATATCAAGTGCAGATGACATAAACAAATCAATAGGTCATGCTTATGCACATTCAGAAATAAATAAAGCAATGACTGAATACAACAAAAATAAGACTGGCGGAATTAGAGAAACAGTAATCCTTGAAGAGGATGTAAATGCTGCTCCAATAGTAAGACTAGTAAACAATATACTAGAAAATGCTGTTAGAATGGAAGCTAGTGATATACATATAGAACAAAGCGAAAATTACATGCGTGTTAGATTTAGAGTAGATGGAATGTTAAGAGAATATATGAGGATGAATTCTGCTCCATACAAGGCAGTAATAAGTCGTATAAAAATAATGTCAGATATAAATATATCTGAAAAGAGGATTCCACAAGATGGTAGAATATATTTAAAAGTAGACAATAAACCTATAGACTTTAGGGTTTCTACAATGCCAACTAATAGAGATGAAAAAATAGCCATGAGGGTACTTGATAAGAGTAATTTTATGGTAAGTAAAGAAGTACTAGGAATAGATGAACATGGCTCTAAGATATATGATGAGTTAATAAATACCCCTTATGGTCTTATATTGGTTGTTGGACCTACTGGAAGTGGAAAGACCACTACATTATATTCAATGTTAAATCAATTGAATACAGAAAATAGAAATTTATTAACAATAGAAGACCCTATAGAATATGAACTACCTGGTGTAAATCAATCTCAAATAAATGAAAAGGCAGGGCTGACTTTTGCCAGTGGGCTTAGAGCTTTTATGCGTCAAGACCCAGATATAATAATGGTCGGAGAGATAAGGGATACAGAAACTGCTGAAATAGCAATTAGAGCTTCTCTTACAGGACACTTAGTTTTAAGTACATTACATGCAAATACAGCAGTTGGAGCTATTTCACGTCTTTTAGATATGGATGTGGAAAGCTTTTTGATAACTTCTTCTCTTTTGGGAGTAATATCTCAAAGACTTACACGAAAAATATGTGAGCATTGTAGAGTTTCATATGAAGCAGATACTGGAGAAAAAAAGGCTCTTGGTATTGATGTAAATGAATCAGTAACTATCTATAAAGGTCAAGGATGTGAAAGATGTAATAATACTGGATATAAGGGACGTCTAGGTATATTTGAAATGCTTGAAATTACACCAGAAATAAAAGAGCTAATAGATTCATCTGCAAATCAAAGAGAAATTTTAAAGCTAGCTAAAAAACAAGGTATGGTTAGTCTAAAAGAGGATATAGTTAAAAAGGTTTTAGGTGGAAAGACAACAGTAGAAGAAATGATTAGAATAATTTTGATGACTGATTAA
- a CDS encoding cation diffusion facilitator family transporter, which yields METRYEEANKITIQSIIWNIVLTIIKVIAGIIGNSSAMIADGLHSASDIISSVGVLIGNYVSSRPGDKEHNYGHEKAETLVSFVLSILLIFVSITIGIGAIKSLFNLDALSVPSILPLIVSVISILIKEYQYRITIKVAKKINSPALKADAWHHRSDALSSVAAFIGIGGSILGFKPLDPIASVVVAIFVAKVGIDILISSVNELMDVSVDEEERRELKFIVADTEGVKNLGDIKTRKHGAMAYVDLTICVDETLTVKQGHDIATKLEKHIIKHMEFVKGITVHVEPCTNCQGNKCIK from the coding sequence ATGGAAACAAGGTACGAGGAAGCAAATAAAATAACAATACAATCAATAATTTGGAATATAGTCTTAACGATAATTAAGGTGATAGCTGGTATTATTGGTAATTCTAGTGCTATGATTGCAGATGGATTACATTCAGCCTCAGATATCATAAGTTCTGTAGGTGTACTGATAGGTAATTATGTATCTTCTAGACCAGGAGATAAGGAACATAATTATGGTCACGAAAAGGCGGAGACATTGGTATCATTCGTATTATCAATATTACTTATATTTGTTTCTATAACAATAGGTATAGGTGCTATTAAATCTCTATTTAACTTAGATGCATTGAGTGTTCCATCAATACTGCCATTAATAGTATCAGTCATTTCAATTCTTATAAAAGAGTATCAATATAGAATAACAATAAAAGTTGCTAAAAAGATAAATTCACCAGCGTTAAAAGCAGATGCTTGGCATCATAGGTCAGATGCTCTATCTTCAGTGGCTGCATTTATAGGTATAGGAGGTTCTATTTTAGGATTTAAACCATTAGACCCAATTGCATCAGTTGTAGTGGCAATATTTGTAGCTAAGGTAGGAATCGATATACTTATAAGTTCTGTAAATGAATTAATGGATGTTTCAGTTGATGAAGAAGAAAGACGAGAATTAAAGTTTATTGTAGCAGATACAGAGGGTGTTAAAAATCTAGGAGATATAAAGACTAGAAAGCATGGAGCTATGGCATATGTGGACTTGACTATATGTGTTGATGAAACTCTGACAGTAAAACAGGGTCACGATATTGCTACTAAGTTGGAAAAACATATAATAAAACATATGGAATTTGTAAAAGGGATAACAGTTCATGTTGAACCATGCACTAATTGCCAAGGAAATAAGTGTATAAAATAA
- a CDS encoding type II secretion system F family protein, translated as MKSFKYTIIKEDGKKQTDVIEANDFNEAKSLLRKRNLRVLEIKENKSKNIKLSSRKRKKDLGADQISHFCRQFAIIVSSGINSISGLETLAGRSTNVTLREEINRIVAEIKIGSTIADSMLAPKSKFPKLLGAMVATGEATGKLDEVLKSMASFYSSEHRVKQKLRNAATYPLIVLISSFIMIFIFTAFMVPKMINSITTVGATLPLITRIVMGFGTFMKTFWPIVLLAIILSIYQFKKYLKTPVGRAQKDRVINKIPVLGKGINCMVATRFSRALYLFVSTGYPLVQGLDYIIDSVNNTMAEKILTSAKDGITKGESLSENLERYTYFDSVLVQMIAIGEQTGELENISRQMAEFYEYESEIYLNRMASMIEPVLIIAVGIIVAVLVVSIFMPMLSIYDAM; from the coding sequence ATGAAAAGTTTTAAGTACACAATAATAAAAGAGGATGGGAAAAAGCAAACTGATGTGATTGAAGCTAATGATTTTAATGAAGCTAAAAGTCTTCTTCGAAAAAGAAATCTTAGAGTTCTTGAAATCAAAGAAAACAAGAGTAAAAACATAAAACTATCTTCTAGAAAAAGAAAAAAAGATTTAGGGGCTGACCAGATAAGCCACTTTTGTAGACAGTTTGCTATTATAGTATCTTCTGGTATAAATAGTATTTCTGGATTAGAAACATTAGCAGGAAGGTCAACAAATGTTACATTAAGAGAAGAAATTAATCGTATAGTAGCAGAAATAAAAATAGGGTCCACCATTGCTGACTCAATGCTTGCACCAAAGTCGAAGTTTCCAAAGTTACTTGGTGCCATGGTGGCTACAGGTGAAGCTACAGGGAAACTAGACGAAGTATTAAAAAGTATGGCGTCGTTTTATTCAAGTGAGCATAGAGTTAAGCAAAAGCTTAGAAATGCAGCTACATACCCATTAATAGTTTTGATTTCTTCATTTATAATGATTTTTATATTTACAGCATTTATGGTACCCAAGATGATTAATTCAATTACAACAGTAGGTGCTACTCTTCCACTTATAACAAGGATTGTTATGGGATTTGGTACATTTATGAAGACATTTTGGCCAATAGTGCTTTTAGCTATTATATTATCTATTTACCAATTTAAGAAGTATCTAAAAACACCAGTTGGGAGAGCTCAAAAGGATAGAGTTATAAATAAAATTCCTGTCCTAGGAAAAGGGATAAATTGTATGGTGGCTACACGATTTTCAAGGGCATTGTATCTATTTGTATCAACAGGATACCCATTAGTTCAAGGGCTTGATTATATCATAGATAGTGTAAATAATACTATGGCAGAAAAAATTTTAACATCAGCAAAAGATGGAATAACAAAAGGTGAAAGTCTATCAGAAAACTTAGAAAGATATACGTATTTTGATTCAGTTTTAGTGCAGATGATAGCTATAGGAGAACAGACAGGGGAATTAGAGAACATAAGTAGACAAATGGCTGAATTCTATGAGTATGAATCCGAAATTTATCTAAATAGAATGGCATCAATGATAGAACCTGTTTTAATAATTGCAGTTGGTATTATAGTTGCGGTACTGGTTGTATCAATATTCATGCCAATGCTTAGTATATATGATGCTATGTAG
- the purR gene encoding pur operon repressor, whose amino-acid sequence MKFKRTERIGAIVKILSDNPNKIYTLSYFTNQFNAAKSTISEDLLVVKNVFEKLHLGKVITISGAAGGVKYIPKTSIAENAEFLMELCEKICDTSRILSGGFLYLIDLIYDPTIAAKIGKIFASNIEYVDADYVVTMETKGIPMALMTAKAMNLPLVIIRKDIKVSEGPTLSMTYVSGNNSKVESMSLPRKALKPDSKVIIIDDFMRGGGTIRGMVDLMNEFGAEVIGTGVFISTTNPSEKMVKDYISLIQLDVNGDKIIVEPNLKTFKDEYRNEDLDGENDSEFEFEIDED is encoded by the coding sequence ATGAAATTTAAAAGAACAGAGAGAATTGGAGCAATAGTTAAAATACTATCTGATAATCCAAATAAAATATATACATTAAGTTATTTTACAAATCAATTTAATGCAGCAAAATCAACAATAAGTGAAGATTTATTAGTTGTAAAAAATGTATTTGAAAAACTACATTTAGGGAAAGTTATAACTATCTCAGGTGCAGCAGGAGGAGTAAAGTATATACCTAAAACTTCTATAGCAGAAAATGCAGAGTTTTTAATGGAATTATGTGAGAAAATATGTGACACATCTAGAATACTATCTGGCGGTTTTTTATACTTAATTGATTTAATTTATGACCCTACAATAGCTGCTAAGATAGGAAAAATATTTGCTTCAAACATTGAATATGTAGATGCAGATTATGTTGTAACAATGGAAACAAAAGGTATACCTATGGCACTTATGACTGCAAAGGCTATGAATTTACCTTTAGTTATAATAAGAAAAGATATAAAAGTGTCAGAAGGTCCTACCCTTAGTATGACATATGTAAGTGGAAATAATTCGAAGGTTGAGAGTATGAGTTTACCAAGAAAAGCTCTTAAACCAGATAGTAAAGTTATAATTATAGATGATTTCATGAGGGGCGGAGGTACTATAAGAGGAATGGTAGACCTTATGAATGAATTTGGAGCAGAGGTTATAGGTACTGGAGTGTTTATATCTACAACAAATCCTTCAGAAAAAATGGTAAAAGATTATATATCACTAATTCAGTTAGATGTTAATGGAGATAAAATAATAGTAGAACCGAACTTAAAAACTTTTAAAGATGAATATAGAAATGAAGATTTAGATGGAGAAAATGATTCAGAATTTGAATTTGAAATAGATGAAGATTAA
- a CDS encoding M20/M25/M40 family metallo-hydrolase, protein MINEQRILNEFLELIQIDSLSLKEGNVAKVLVEKLEEIGCSVVVDNAGEKANGETGNIIATLKGNKEGKKILFSSHMDTVTPGIGVKPIVDEVNGIIKSDGTTILGSDDKAGIAAILEGLRQVKENNIEHTDIQVIFSICEECGLVGAKNLDYAKIDSKYAFVLDSGGSPGEIIVKAPAQDVINVKILGKTAHAGLEPEAGISAIMVAARAIDNMNLLRIDEETTANIGIINGGTATNIVTGEVNIVAEARSLKEDKLDVQTKHMVETFEKAAKDFGAKIEIDVNRAYTPIDVNEDSEIIQLAKKAFSNLGIEGHTESTGGGSDTNILSKNGIEAITLGIGMKNAHTLDEHIAIKDLYDSARMVIEIIKEA, encoded by the coding sequence ATGATAAACGAGCAAAGAATTTTAAATGAGTTCCTTGAATTAATACAGATAGACAGTTTATCTTTAAAAGAAGGGAATGTAGCTAAAGTATTAGTTGAAAAGTTAGAAGAAATAGGTTGTTCAGTTGTAGTAGATAATGCTGGTGAAAAAGCAAATGGAGAAACAGGCAATATAATAGCTACTTTAAAAGGAAATAAAGAAGGAAAGAAAATATTATTTAGTTCACATATGGATACAGTAACTCCAGGAATAGGGGTAAAACCTATAGTGGATGAAGTAAATGGAATAATAAAAAGTGATGGTACTACAATATTAGGTTCTGATGATAAAGCAGGTATAGCAGCTATATTAGAGGGATTAAGACAAGTAAAAGAAAATAATATAGAACATACTGATATTCAAGTTATATTCTCTATATGTGAAGAATGTGGATTAGTTGGAGCTAAAAATTTAGACTATGCAAAAATAGATTCTAAATATGCATTTGTGTTAGATAGTGGAGGTTCTCCAGGAGAGATAATAGTAAAAGCTCCTGCACAAGATGTTATAAATGTTAAGATATTAGGAAAGACAGCTCATGCAGGTCTTGAGCCTGAAGCTGGTATAAGTGCTATAATGGTAGCTGCTAGAGCAATAGATAATATGAATTTACTTAGAATAGATGAAGAAACAACTGCTAACATAGGAATTATAAATGGTGGAACAGCTACAAATATAGTAACAGGAGAAGTTAACATAGTTGCAGAAGCTAGAAGTCTAAAAGAAGATAAATTAGATGTTCAGACTAAACATATGGTAGAAACTTTTGAAAAAGCTGCTAAGGATTTTGGAGCTAAAATTGAAATAGATGTAAATAGAGCATATACTCCAATAGATGTTAATGAAGATTCAGAAATAATACAACTTGCAAAAAAAGCATTTTCAAATTTAGGAATAGAAGGTCATACTGAATCTACTGGAGGAGGTAGCGATACTAATATATTAAGTAAAAATGGTATTGAAGCTATAACTCTAGGAATAGGTATGAAAAATGCTCATACATTAGATGAACATATAGCTATAAAAGATTTATATGATTCTGCTAGAATGGTAATAGAGATAATAAAAGAAGCATAA
- a CDS encoding prepilin-type N-terminal cleavage/methylation domain-containing protein encodes MKLRKNKKGFTLVELLVVIAIIGVLAVVAVPALFSNINKAKVASVESDYSSVKSAALSYYSDTNKMPAATADSTKPANLNDLNSYMDTLPDKADIGGSYQLFLSGKKLVLQIGVEDNGATLTKAQSAKLVSDLGENKIYKNADLAIANKLNSADEINNEPLYIVLIDNADMNAGTK; translated from the coding sequence ATGAAGTTAAGAAAGAATAAAAAGGGTTTCACTTTAGTGGAATTATTGGTAGTAATTGCAATTATAGGTGTATTAGCAGTGGTAGCAGTTCCAGCTTTATTTAGTAATATCAACAAGGCTAAGGTAGCAAGTGTTGAGTCTGATTATAGCTCAGTTAAGAGTGCAGCATTGTCTTATTATTCAGATACAAATAAGATGCCAGCAGCAACAGCAGATTCAACAAAGCCTGCAAATTTAAATGACTTAAATTCTTATATGGATACTCTTCCAGATAAAGCAGATATAGGAGGATCATATCAATTGTTTTTGTCTGGAAAGAAATTAGTACTACAAATAGGTGTGGAAGATAATGGAGCTACATTAACAAAAGCACAATCAGCAAAATTAGTTAGTGATTTAGGTGAAAATAAAATATATAAAAACGCTGATTTAGCTATTGCAAATAAATTAAACAGTGCTGATGAAATAAATAATGAACCTCTATATATAGTACTTATAGACAATGCAGATATGAATGCAGGTACTAAGTAA
- a CDS encoding ribose-phosphate pyrophosphokinase, translating into MNTSGSEIKIIAGNSSKELAQKIADYIGVSVLDCEVGTFSDGEICVNMNETVRGCDVFVVQSTNSPVNDNLMELLILIDALKRASAGRITAVIPYYGYARQDRKAKARDPITAKLVANLITAAGADRVLTMDLHAAQIQGYFDIPLDHLLGGTILADYFNEKKIEDLVVVSPDLGSVTRSRKFANTLNGEVPIAIIDKRRPKANVCEVMNLIGDVKGKNVILLDDMIDTAGTIVNAANALKEFGAKDVYACCTHGVLSGPAIERISNSEISELIVLDTIQLPEEKRIDKIKIKTVAPLFGDAIRMIFSNESVSKLF; encoded by the coding sequence ATGAATACTAGCGGAAGCGAGATTAAAATTATTGCAGGTAATTCATCGAAAGAGTTAGCACAAAAAATAGCTGACTATATAGGTGTATCAGTGCTAGACTGTGAAGTAGGTACATTTAGTGATGGTGAAATATGTGTAAACATGAATGAGACAGTAAGAGGTTGTGATGTGTTTGTAGTACAATCTACTAATAGTCCAGTAAATGACAACTTAATGGAGTTATTAATCTTAATTGATGCATTAAAGAGAGCATCAGCAGGAAGAATAACAGCAGTTATTCCTTACTATGGATATGCAAGACAAGACAGAAAAGCTAAGGCAAGAGATCCAATCACTGCTAAATTAGTTGCAAACTTAATAACTGCTGCTGGAGCAGATAGAGTATTGACAATGGATTTACATGCAGCTCAAATACAAGGATACTTTGATATACCACTAGACCATTTACTAGGCGGAACAATATTAGCAGATTACTTCAATGAAAAGAAAATAGAAGATTTAGTAGTAGTATCTCCAGACTTAGGAAGTGTTACTAGATCAAGAAAGTTTGCTAATACTTTAAATGGAGAAGTTCCAATAGCTATAATAGATAAGAGAAGACCAAAAGCTAATGTATGTGAAGTTATGAACTTAATAGGTGATGTTAAAGGTAAAAATGTTATACTATTAGATGATATGATAGATACAGCAGGAACAATAGTTAACGCTGCAAATGCACTTAAAGAGTTTGGAGCAAAAGATGTTTATGCTTGCTGTACTCATGGTGTATTATCAGGACCAGCTATTGAAAGAATTTCTAATTCAGAAATAAGCGAGTTAATAGTTCTTGATACTATACAACTTCCTGAAGAAAAAAGAATAGATAAGATAAAAATAAAAACAGTAGCTCCTTTATTTGGAGATGCTATAAGAATGATATTCTCTAATGAATCAGTAAGTAAATTATTTTAA
- the glmU gene encoding bifunctional UDP-N-acetylglucosamine diphosphorylase/glucosamine-1-phosphate N-acetyltransferase GlmU: MNFKAIILAAGKGTRMKSKYPKVIHKVCGKEMVNHIIDVSKKSGVKDTVVILGHEADVVKEKLAEETMIAMQTEQLGTGHAVKMAKEYINDEDIIVVLCGDTPLIKEETLKKLFDFHIENKYHATVLTTKVGNPTGYGRIIRDKRGDLLKIVEQKDANSEEKMISEINSGIYCFNGKSLREALDLLNNNNAQGEYYLTDTAKIMRDKGLKVGAFAGSTIEELMGVNSRVELSKAEEIMRRRINESHMVNGVTIIDTNSTYIESDVEIGTDTIIYPGVMLQGKTKIGSDCIIGMNSSITNSEIGNGTEIKNSTVLDSKVGDNTTVGPYAYLRPKTNLGNNVKIGDFVEVKNAVIEDGSKASHLSYIGDAHVGKNVNIGCGVVFVNYDGKNKFKSIVKDDAFIGSNSNLVAPVVVEEKGYIATGSTITHDVPDGALAIARQRQVVKEGWVEKKNQKDNQGK, translated from the coding sequence ATGAACTTTAAAGCTATAATCCTTGCCGCTGGTAAAGGAACAAGAATGAAGTCTAAATACCCAAAAGTTATACATAAAGTATGCGGAAAAGAAATGGTCAACCATATTATAGATGTTTCAAAAAAATCAGGTGTAAAAGATACTGTTGTAATTTTGGGGCATGAAGCGGATGTAGTAAAAGAAAAACTTGCAGAAGAAACTATGATAGCTATGCAAACAGAACAGCTTGGAACAGGACATGCTGTAAAAATGGCTAAAGAATATATAAATGATGAAGATATAATAGTTGTACTTTGTGGAGACACTCCACTTATAAAGGAAGAAACATTAAAAAAATTATTTGATTTCCATATAGAAAATAAATATCATGCCACAGTTCTTACAACAAAAGTCGGAAATCCAACAGGTTATGGTAGAATAATAAGGGATAAGAGGGGTGACCTTCTTAAAATAGTGGAGCAAAAAGATGCAAATTCAGAAGAAAAAATGATAAGTGAGATAAATTCTGGGATATATTGTTTTAATGGAAAGAGCCTTAGAGAAGCATTAGATTTGTTAAATAATAACAATGCACAAGGTGAATATTATTTAACTGATACTGCTAAAATAATGAGAGACAAAGGCTTAAAAGTTGGAGCATTTGCAGGTTCAACTATTGAAGAACTTATGGGTGTTAACTCAAGAGTGGAATTATCAAAGGCAGAAGAAATTATGAGAAGAAGAATAAATGAATCTCATATGGTAAATGGAGTGACTATAATAGACACTAACTCTACCTATATAGAATCTGATGTTGAGATAGGTACTGATACTATAATATATCCAGGTGTTATGTTACAAGGGAAAACAAAGATAGGTTCAGATTGTATAATTGGGATGAACTCATCTATAACAAACTCAGAAATAGGAAATGGAACAGAAATAAAAAATTCAACTGTACTTGATAGTAAAGTTGGAGATAATACTACTGTTGGACCATATGCATATCTAAGACCAAAAACTAACTTAGGAAACAATGTAAAAATAGGTGATTTTGTAGAGGTAAAAAATGCTGTTATAGAAGATGGCTCAAAAGCATCTCATCTTTCTTATATAGGAGATGCACATGTTGGTAAAAATGTAAATATTGGATGTGGAGTAGTATTTGTAAACTATGATGGAAAAAACAAATTTAAGTCAATAGTAAAAGACGATGCATTTATAGGTTCAAATTCTAATTTGGTTGCACCAGTAGTTGTAGAAGAAAAAGGATATATAGCTACAGGTTCAACAATAACACATGATGTCCCAGATGGAGCTTTAGCAATAGCAAGACAAAGACAAGTTGTTAAAGAAGGGTGGGTAGAGAAGAAGAATCAAAAAGATAACCAAGGTAAGTAG
- the spoVG gene encoding septation regulator SpoVG, translating into MKITDVRVRKLTEEGKMKCIVSITFDNLFVVHDIKVIEGHNGLFIAMPSRKVGEGNFRDIAHPINAEMRQVLEDAVLQAYHEALVQWEVAAE; encoded by the coding sequence ATGAAGATAACTGACGTAAGAGTAAGAAAATTAACAGAAGAAGGCAAGATGAAATGTATAGTTTCAATAACTTTTGATAATTTGTTTGTAGTACATGATATAAAAGTTATAGAAGGCCACAATGGGTTATTTATAGCAATGCCTAGCAGAAAAGTAGGCGAAGGAAATTTCAGAGACATAGCTCATCCAATAAATGCAGAAATGAGACAGGTTTTAGAAGATGCAGTTTTACAAGCGTATCATGAAGCATTAGTTCAATGGGAAGTAGCTGCTGAATAA